In the genome of Populus nigra chromosome 9, ddPopNigr1.1, whole genome shotgun sequence, one region contains:
- the LOC133703656 gene encoding probable 2' cyclic ADP-D-ribose synthase BdTIR: MQQRSASTAKNLVRKIWNHHNQIQSLKRPPCDVFINHRCIDTKRTISGLLFDHLSRLRLHPFLDSKNMRPGDKLFDSIDRAIHECKVGIAVFSPRYCESYFCLHELALLMETKKRVIPIFCDVKPSQLHVKDNGRCPPKELQRFAYALEEAKYTVGLTFDTLEGDWSKFLTTAAEAVVHNLIEVDGEETHKERKYFMKNYF, translated from the exons ATGCAGCAGCGTTCAGCATCGACAGCCAAGAACTTGGTTCGTAAAATCTGGAACCACCACAACCAAATCCAATCCCTCAAACGACCACCCTGTGATGTCTTCATTAATCATCGTTGCATCGATACCAAGAGGACCATCTCCGGGTTGCTCTTCGATCATCTTTCTAGACTCAGGCTCCATCCATTTTTGGATAGCAAGAACATGAGACCTGGTGACAAATTATTTGACAGCATTGATCGAGCTATCCATGAATGTAAAGTTGGGATTGCAGTGTTTTCGCCACGTTATTGCGAGTCATACTTTTGCCTCCATGAATTGGCTTTGTTAATGGAGACGAAGAAAAGAGTTATACCTATATTTTGTGATGTCAAGCCATCTCAGCTTCATGTTAAGGATAACGGGCGTTGTCCTCCCAAAGAGCTGCAAAGGTTTGCCTATGCTCTTGAAGAGGCAAAGTACACCGTTGGACTTACATTTGACACCCTCGAAGG GGATTGGTCTAAATTCTTGACAACCGCTGCGGAGGCCGTCGTACATAATTTGATCGAGGTGGATGGAGAAGAAACGCACAAGGAGCGTAAATATTTTATGAAGAATTATTTCTGA